Within the Planctomycetota bacterium genome, the region GACGGCCGTCGGCCTGAGGGTCCTGGACGAAAAGGACGTCCTCACGCTTCTGGACGATCGCCCGCCCGGCGTGCATCTCATCCTGACCGGCCGCGGGGCGACCGAGGGGCTCATCGGGCGCGCGGACCTTGTGACCGAGATGCGCGGCCTAAAGCATCCCCACGATGGGGGCGCCGAGGCCCGAGAGGGCATCGAGTTCTGATGGCCGGCGCGCGGCGAACGGGAGCGTTGGCAGGCCCTCTTGCGAGGCGGCGGTCCTATAATGGTTGAGGGAGGCGCACCCGGGCGATGGGCACCTTCGAGGCATTCGACCACACCGCCGACGTGGGCCTGGAGGTCCGCGGCGAGTCGCTCGCGGACCTTCTCGAAACGGCCGCGCGCGGCGTGTTCTCGATCATGCTGGACGACGGGCCCCGCGAGGTCGCCGTCGAGGCCGACGTGGCCGCCGCGCCCGACCCCTCGCTCGGCGACGACGCGGCAGAACTCCTCGTCTGCTGGCTCCAGGAACTCCTGTACCGCTTCGAGACGGAGCGTCTCG harbors:
- a CDS encoding archease, with the protein product MGTFEAFDHTADVGLEVRGESLADLLETAARGVFSIMLDDGPREVAVEADVAAAPDPSLGDDAAELLVCWLQELLYRFETERLVPLRFEFAEAAPSGVRARVGFGRFDPERHAARLEVKAVTYHELAVRRSPDGAWSARFILDV